One genomic region from Pseudomonas hormoni encodes:
- a CDS encoding enoyl-CoA hydratase-related protein encodes MTDAIQIERERGLLTLRLNRPDKKNALTRAMYSHLAEALKQADTDPEINAVLITGSAECFTAGNDIADFLQQPPSNLDSPVFQFMLTLLECRKPVIAAVAGAAVGIGTTMLLHCDLVYVSRDARLRMPFVNLGLCPEFGSSLLLPRLLGHAKAAELLLLGEGFSGEQAAEWGIATEALGSGEAALAKAREMALRFESLPPEAVRISKQLMKAPDRELLRKVIEEEGALFTQRLRSPEAVAALSGFINRH; translated from the coding sequence ATGACCGATGCCATCCAGATTGAACGCGAACGCGGCCTGCTGACCCTGCGCCTGAACCGCCCCGACAAGAAAAACGCCCTGACCCGCGCCATGTACAGCCATCTGGCCGAAGCGCTGAAACAGGCTGACACCGATCCCGAAATCAATGCCGTGCTGATCACCGGTTCTGCCGAGTGCTTCACCGCCGGCAACGATATCGCCGACTTCCTGCAGCAACCACCGAGCAACCTGGATAGCCCGGTGTTTCAGTTCATGCTGACCTTGCTTGAATGCCGCAAACCGGTGATCGCCGCGGTGGCGGGTGCGGCGGTGGGCATCGGCACGACGATGCTGCTGCATTGCGACCTGGTGTATGTCAGCCGTGATGCCCGGTTGCGCATGCCCTTCGTCAATCTCGGCTTATGCCCGGAGTTCGGTTCCAGCCTGCTCCTGCCTCGATTGCTCGGGCATGCCAAAGCGGCGGAATTGTTGCTGCTCGGCGAAGGTTTTAGCGGTGAACAAGCCGCCGAGTGGGGCATTGCGACCGAGGCCTTGGGCAGTGGCGAAGCGGCGTTGGCCAAGGCGCGGGAGATGGCGCTGCGGTTTGAGTCGCTGCCACCGGAAGCGGTTCGCATCAGCAAGCAATTGATGAAAGCGCCGGACCGGGAACTGCTGCGCAAAGTGATCGAAGAGGAGGGCGCGTTGTTCACCCAACGGCTGCGTTCGCCGGAAGCGGTGGCGGCGTTGTCGGGGTTTATCAACCGACATTGA
- a CDS encoding iron-sulfur-binding ferredoxin reductase gives MPELRVGDRQWSVAPGSNLLDALNQNGVSVPYSCRAGSCHACLVQCTQGLPSDSRPDALSAEQRQQGWRLACQCQVVEDLQVHAFDPQEDGRPAEVAAVDWLSSSVLRLRLTPQRPLRYSAGQHLVLWAGNVARPYSLASLPEEDRFLEFHLDCRQPGEFSDAARQLKIGDPLRLGELRGGALHYDPDWHTRPLWLMAAGTGLGPLFGVLREALRQDHQGAIRVIHLAHDADEHYLAKPLQAMAASRPNLSIELWTPTELPAALAQLRLVSRQTQALLCGSPDSVDAFARRLYLAGLPRNQLLADVFLPRG, from the coding sequence ATGCCTGAGTTGCGTGTCGGCGATCGTCAATGGTCGGTGGCGCCTGGCAGCAACCTGCTTGATGCGTTGAATCAAAACGGTGTGTCCGTTCCTTACAGCTGTCGCGCCGGCAGTTGTCATGCGTGTCTGGTGCAATGTACGCAAGGATTGCCGAGCGACAGCCGGCCCGATGCCCTGAGCGCAGAGCAGCGTCAGCAAGGCTGGCGCCTGGCGTGCCAGTGCCAGGTGGTCGAGGATTTGCAGGTGCATGCCTTCGACCCGCAAGAGGACGGGCGTCCGGCCGAGGTCGCCGCCGTCGATTGGTTGAGCAGCAGTGTTTTGCGTCTGCGCCTGACGCCACAACGCCCGTTGCGTTACAGCGCCGGACAGCATCTGGTGTTGTGGGCCGGGAACGTGGCGCGGCCTTATTCCTTGGCCAGCCTGCCGGAAGAAGACCGCTTTCTGGAGTTCCATCTCGACTGTCGCCAACCCGGCGAATTCAGTGATGCCGCGCGTCAGTTGAAAATCGGCGATCCGCTGCGTCTCGGCGAATTGCGCGGCGGGGCCCTGCATTACGATCCGGACTGGCACACCCGGCCACTCTGGCTGATGGCCGCCGGCACCGGGCTGGGCCCGTTGTTTGGCGTCTTGCGCGAAGCCCTGCGTCAGGATCACCAGGGCGCCATCCGCGTGATTCACCTCGCCCATGACGCCGATGAGCATTATCTGGCCAAACCTTTGCAGGCCATGGCCGCCAGCCGCCCGAACCTCAGCATCGAACTGTGGACACCGACCGAGTTGCCCGCGGCTTTGGCGCAACTGCGGCTTGTTTCGCGACAAACCCAGGCCTTACTCTGCGGATCCCCCGACAGCGTCGATGCCTTTGCCCGGCGGCTGTACCTGGCGGGACTGCCGCGCAATCAACTGCTGGCCGACGTCTTCCTGCCTCGCGGTTGA
- a CDS encoding GGDEF domain-containing protein has product MTHNAIQRLLLKRFALAAGTYALALLLLWLAFFTGHYDEPLANVAVGSALVVISQATLFAVFYSGWNLRFSDPSLTEAQVLLGLGWQTWLVANLDEARGAFLVFYVLILLFGLFHLSRRAFVRCALLVFFSFSAITLWEGYHFQLADPALAALQVCVLFIVLVWLELYARYVQASRLRMRQRRFALQAHQDTLRGMMRQLEDLVATDELTGLFNRRHFLRLASRELNAMELGVVHGLALIDLDHFKRINDVHGHAAGDQVLQAFAGVASACLREGDVLARYGGEEFVVLLPDCGPERLTSCCERLRIAFTDVELIGLKVGNLSLSAGMTLLELGDDLDDALQRADQALYRAKRDGRNRCAAAWENVDA; this is encoded by the coding sequence TTGACCCATAACGCCATCCAGCGCCTTTTGCTCAAACGTTTTGCCCTCGCAGCCGGCACCTACGCCCTGGCTTTACTGCTGCTGTGGCTGGCGTTTTTCACCGGCCATTACGATGAACCCCTGGCCAATGTCGCCGTCGGCAGCGCGCTGGTGGTCATCAGCCAGGCGACGTTGTTTGCGGTGTTTTACAGCGGCTGGAACCTGCGGTTTTCCGACCCCAGCCTGACCGAAGCGCAAGTATTGCTGGGGCTGGGTTGGCAAACCTGGCTGGTCGCCAATCTGGATGAGGCCCGTGGCGCGTTTCTGGTGTTCTACGTGCTGATTCTGCTGTTCGGGCTGTTTCATCTGTCGCGCCGGGCCTTTGTGCGGTGCGCGTTGCTGGTGTTTTTCAGTTTCAGCGCGATTACGCTGTGGGAGGGCTACCACTTCCAGTTGGCCGACCCGGCGCTGGCCGCGTTGCAGGTGTGCGTGCTGTTTATTGTGCTGGTCTGGCTGGAGCTTTACGCCCGCTACGTCCAGGCCTCACGCCTGCGGATGCGCCAGCGCCGTTTCGCCTTGCAGGCGCATCAGGACACCCTGCGCGGAATGATGCGCCAGCTCGAAGACCTGGTCGCCACCGACGAGTTGACCGGGCTGTTCAACCGTCGGCATTTCCTGCGCCTGGCCTCACGCGAACTCAACGCCATGGAGCTCGGCGTGGTGCATGGCCTGGCGCTGATCGACCTCGACCATTTCAAACGCATCAACGATGTGCACGGCCACGCTGCCGGCGATCAGGTGCTGCAAGCGTTTGCCGGTGTGGCCAGCGCCTGTCTGCGTGAGGGGGACGTGCTGGCCCGTTATGGCGGCGAAGAGTTCGTGGTGCTGCTGCCCGATTGCGGCCCTGAACGCCTGACGTCCTGCTGTGAGCGGTTGCGCATTGCCTTCACCGACGTCGAGTTGATCGGCCTGAAAGTGGGCAACCTCAGTCTGTCGGCGGGCATGACCCTGCTGGAGCTGGGTGACGATCTCGACGATGCCTTGCAGCGTGCCGATCAGGCGCTCTATCGCGCCAAACGCGACGGCCGCAATCGTTGCGCGGCGGCGTGGGAGAACGTCGATGCCTGA
- a CDS encoding fumarate hydratase encodes MTVIKQDDLIQSVADALQFISYYHPVDFIQAMHEAYLREESPAARDSMAQILINSRMCATGHRPICQDTGIVTVFVRVGMDVRWDGATMGLDDMINEGVRQAYNLPENVLRASILADPAGARKNTKDNTPAVIHYSIVPGNTVEVDVAAKGGGSENKSKMAMLNPSDSIVDWVLKTVPTMGAGWCPPGMLGIGIGGTAEKAAVMAKEVLMESIDIHELKKRGPSNRIEEMRLELFEKVNQLGIGAQGLGGLTTVLDVKIMDYPTHAASLPVCMIPNCAATRHAHFVLDGSGPASLEAPPLDAYPEIVWEAGPSARRVNLDTLTPEDVQSWKPGETVLLNGKMLTGRDAAHKRMVEMLNKGETLPVDLKGRFIYYVGPVDPVREEVVGPAGPTTATRMDKFTRQILEQTGLLGMIGKSERGPTAIDAIKDHKAVYLMAVGGAAYLVAQAIKKSRVVAFAELGMEAIYEFDVKDMPVTVAVDSKGESVHITGPAIWQKKISESLAVEVQ; translated from the coding sequence ATGACCGTGATCAAGCAAGACGACCTGATTCAGAGCGTTGCCGACGCCCTGCAGTTCATTTCCTATTACCACCCCGTTGATTTCATCCAGGCGATGCACGAAGCCTACCTGCGCGAAGAATCGCCAGCGGCCCGTGACTCGATGGCGCAAATCCTGATCAACTCGCGCATGTGCGCCACCGGCCACCGCCCGATCTGCCAGGACACCGGCATCGTCACCGTGTTTGTCCGCGTGGGTATGGACGTACGTTGGGATGGTGCCACCATGGGCCTGGACGACATGATCAACGAAGGCGTGCGCCAGGCTTACAACCTGCCGGAAAACGTCCTGCGTGCCTCGATCCTCGCCGACCCGGCGGGCGCTCGTAAAAACACCAAGGACAACACCCCGGCCGTTATCCACTACTCCATCGTTCCGGGTAACACCGTGGAAGTGGACGTGGCGGCCAAGGGCGGCGGTTCCGAGAACAAGTCGAAAATGGCCATGCTCAACCCGTCCGACTCGATCGTCGACTGGGTGTTGAAGACCGTTCCGACCATGGGCGCCGGCTGGTGCCCACCGGGCATGCTTGGCATCGGCATCGGCGGCACCGCCGAGAAAGCCGCGGTCATGGCCAAGGAAGTGTTGATGGAGTCCATCGACATTCACGAGCTGAAAAAGCGCGGCCCGTCCAACCGTATCGAAGAGATGCGCCTGGAGCTGTTCGAAAAGGTCAACCAACTGGGCATCGGCGCCCAGGGCCTCGGTGGCCTGACCACCGTGCTCGACGTGAAGATCATGGATTACCCGACCCACGCCGCTTCGTTGCCGGTGTGCATGATCCCGAACTGCGCCGCCACCCGTCACGCACACTTCGTGCTCGACGGTTCCGGCCCGGCTTCGCTGGAAGCGCCACCGCTGGACGCCTACCCGGAAATCGTCTGGGAAGCCGGTCCGTCGGCCCGTCGCGTCAACCTCGACACCCTGACCCCGGAAGACGTGCAGAGCTGGAAGCCGGGCGAAACCGTCCTGCTCAACGGCAAGATGCTCACCGGCCGCGACGCCGCGCACAAGCGCATGGTCGAGATGCTGAACAAGGGTGAAACCCTGCCGGTAGACCTCAAAGGTCGCTTCATCTACTACGTCGGCCCGGTTGATCCGGTGCGCGAAGAAGTGGTGGGCCCTGCCGGTCCGACCACCGCCACGCGGATGGACAAGTTCACCCGTCAGATCCTCGAGCAAACCGGCCTGCTGGGCATGATCGGCAAATCCGAGCGCGGCCCGACCGCAATCGACGCGATCAAGGACCACAAGGCCGTTTACCTGATGGCCGTCGGCGGCGCGGCTTACCTGGTGGCGCAAGCGATCAAGAAATCCCGTGTGGTGGCATTCGCCGAACTGGGCATGGAAGCGATCTACGAGTTCGACGTGAAAGACATGCCGGTCACCGTTGCCGTTGATAGCAAGGGTGAATCGGTACACATCACCGGTCCTGCCATCTGGCAGAAAAAGATCAGTGAAAGCCTGGCGGTAGAAGTGCAGTAA
- a CDS encoding ATP-binding protein: protein MSESSRTLRLTLYTFLILAGAALAATWAIRHAERQALVEDAARANQQLGLYATSLHTLIERYRALPAVLALDPELRSALNGPVTPEQQDVLNRKLEKINGAAQSSTLELLDHTGLAVAASNWRLPSSYVGHNYGFRPYFSQTRTHGTGRFYAVGVTSGIPGYFLSSAVTGDDGQFLGAMVVKLEFPELEREWRQGSDTLLVSDARGIIFIANQPGWRYRQLKPLSDSDHVELKATRQYDKQPLTLLDYQSLRRFDDNSELARVDGPDGKTDYLWESLPLTTEDWTLHLLRRPQVAFEDSRNAALAAAGLWLTLVFLLLFLNQRWRLAKMRQRSREELEQLVEERTRDLRTAQDGLVQSAKLAALGQMSAALAHEINQPLTAQRMQLATLRLLLDHGRVDDAYKALKPVDDMLTRMAALTGHLKTFARKSPSGLRERLDLAAVVDQSLELLDTRLRDEQVSTVLHLTRPAWVRGDAIRLEQVLINLLRNALDAMQDKPCRRLEIRLEADEQLWRLSVIDNGSGIAEENLAKVFDPFFTTKPVGDGLGIGLAVSFAIVHESGGRLSADNHDNGAVFTLTLPIDPEAPGVC, encoded by the coding sequence ATGTCTGAGTCTTCTCGCACCCTGCGCCTGACGCTGTACACCTTTCTTATCCTCGCCGGTGCAGCCCTCGCCGCCACCTGGGCCATCCGCCACGCAGAGCGTCAGGCCCTGGTGGAGGACGCGGCCCGCGCCAATCAGCAACTGGGCTTGTACGCCACGTCCCTGCACACCCTGATCGAACGTTACCGCGCCCTGCCTGCCGTGCTGGCGCTGGACCCGGAGTTGCGTTCGGCGCTTAACGGTCCGGTGACGCCTGAGCAACAGGACGTGCTGAATCGCAAACTGGAAAAGATCAACGGTGCCGCGCAATCCTCGACCCTGGAACTGCTCGATCACACCGGCCTCGCCGTGGCGGCGAGCAACTGGCGTTTGCCCAGCAGTTACGTTGGCCACAACTACGGTTTTCGTCCCTACTTCAGCCAGACCCGAACCCACGGCACCGGGCGCTTTTATGCGGTGGGAGTGACCAGCGGGATTCCCGGTTACTTCCTGTCCAGCGCCGTCACGGGTGACGACGGGCAGTTTCTCGGCGCGATGGTGGTGAAACTCGAGTTTCCGGAACTGGAACGCGAATGGCGTCAGGGCAGCGATACGCTGCTGGTCAGCGATGCACGCGGAATCATCTTCATCGCCAATCAGCCGGGCTGGCGCTATCGCCAATTGAAACCACTGAGCGACAGCGATCACGTCGAGCTCAAGGCCACCCGCCAATACGACAAGCAACCGCTGACGCTGCTGGACTATCAATCGCTGCGCCGCTTCGACGACAACAGTGAGCTCGCGCGGGTCGATGGCCCGGATGGCAAAACGGATTACCTGTGGGAATCCCTGCCGCTGACCACCGAAGACTGGACACTGCACCTGCTGCGCCGCCCGCAGGTGGCGTTCGAAGACAGTCGCAACGCCGCACTCGCCGCTGCCGGCCTGTGGCTGACGCTGGTGTTTCTGCTGCTGTTTCTCAACCAGCGCTGGCGTCTGGCGAAAATGCGCCAGCGCAGTCGCGAAGAACTTGAACAACTGGTGGAGGAACGCACTCGCGATTTACGCACGGCGCAGGACGGTCTGGTGCAATCGGCCAAACTCGCGGCCCTCGGCCAGATGTCGGCGGCGCTGGCCCATGAAATCAATCAACCGTTGACCGCCCAGCGCATGCAGCTTGCGACGCTGCGGCTGTTGCTCGATCACGGCCGGGTCGACGACGCCTACAAGGCACTGAAACCGGTGGACGACATGCTGACGCGCATGGCCGCCCTCACCGGCCACCTGAAAACCTTCGCCCGCAAAAGCCCCAGTGGCTTGCGCGAGCGTCTGGACCTGGCGGCGGTGGTGGACCAATCGCTTGAGCTGCTCGACACTCGCCTGCGCGATGAACAGGTCAGCACGGTGCTGCACCTGACGCGCCCGGCGTGGGTGCGCGGCGATGCGATTCGTCTGGAACAGGTGCTGATCAATTTGCTGCGCAATGCACTGGATGCGATGCAGGATAAACCCTGCAGACGCCTGGAAATTCGCCTCGAAGCCGACGAACAACTGTGGCGCCTGAGCGTCATCGACAACGGCAGTGGCATCGCCGAAGAAAACCTGGCGAAAGTCTTCGATCCGTTTTTCACCACCAAACCGGTGGGCGATGGCCTGGGCATCGGTCTGGCCGTATCCTTTGCCATTGTTCACGAATCGGGCGGACGCCTGAGCGCCGACAATCACGACAACGGCGCGGTGTTCACACTCACCCTGCCCATCGACCCAGAGGCGCCTGGCGTATGCTGA
- a CDS encoding sigma-54-dependent transcriptional regulator, which produces MLNSVMVVDDESSIRSAVEQWLSLSGFEVQLFSRADECLARLPAHYPGVILSDVRMPGMTGLELLAEVQRRDADLPVILLTGHGDVPMAVDAMRDGAYDFLEKPFSPETLLGSLRRALDKRRLVLENRALHEQADNRAKLDATLLGVSRGLQTLRRQVLDLAALPVNVLIRGETGSGKELVARCLHDFGPRAGKPFVALNCAAIPEQLFEAELFGHESGAFTGAQGKRIGKLEYADGGTLFLDEIESMPLAQQVKLLRVLQEQKLERLGSNQSIRVDLRIIAATKPDLLDEARAGRFREDLAYRLNVAELRLPPLRERREDIPLLFESFAQSAAERLGRTFPPLSGPQLSHLLSHDWPGNVRELANVAERQVLGLGEPAPAGVDPGQSLAAQQEAFEAHCLRAALTRHKGDVKAVLEELQLPRRTFNEKMQRHGLSREMFL; this is translated from the coding sequence ATGCTGAATTCAGTGATGGTGGTCGACGACGAAAGCAGCATCCGCAGCGCCGTCGAACAATGGCTGAGCCTGTCGGGTTTCGAGGTGCAACTGTTCAGCCGCGCCGATGAATGCCTGGCGCGACTGCCAGCGCATTACCCCGGCGTGATCCTCAGCGACGTGCGCATGCCCGGCATGACCGGGCTGGAACTGCTGGCCGAAGTTCAGCGCCGTGATGCCGACTTGCCGGTGATTCTGCTGACCGGCCATGGCGACGTGCCGATGGCCGTCGATGCGATGCGCGATGGCGCCTACGACTTTCTCGAAAAACCTTTCAGCCCTGAAACCCTGCTTGGCAGCCTGCGCCGTGCGCTGGACAAGCGCCGACTGGTGCTGGAAAACCGCGCCTTGCATGAGCAGGCCGACAACCGCGCCAAACTCGACGCGACGCTGCTCGGTGTGTCCCGTGGCCTGCAGACCCTACGTCGGCAAGTGCTGGACCTGGCGGCGTTGCCGGTCAACGTGTTGATCCGTGGTGAAACCGGCAGCGGCAAGGAGCTGGTTGCCCGTTGCCTGCACGATTTCGGGCCGCGCGCCGGCAAGCCGTTTGTCGCGCTCAATTGCGCGGCGATTCCCGAACAGTTGTTCGAGGCCGAGCTGTTCGGTCACGAGAGCGGCGCGTTCACCGGCGCTCAGGGCAAACGCATCGGCAAGCTCGAATACGCCGATGGCGGCACGCTGTTTCTCGATGAAATCGAAAGCATGCCGCTGGCCCAGCAGGTGAAATTGTTGCGGGTGTTGCAGGAACAGAAGCTTGAGCGGTTGGGTTCCAATCAGAGCATTCGCGTGGACTTGCGGATCATCGCTGCGACCAAACCCGATCTGCTGGATGAGGCGCGGGCCGGGCGTTTTCGCGAGGATCTGGCCTATCGGCTGAACGTCGCCGAGTTGCGCTTGCCGCCGTTGCGTGAGCGGCGTGAAGACATTCCGTTGCTGTTCGAGTCGTTTGCGCAAAGCGCTGCCGAACGATTGGGGCGCACATTCCCGCCGCTGAGCGGCCCGCAGTTGAGCCATTTGCTGAGCCACGACTGGCCGGGCAATGTGCGTGAACTGGCGAATGTGGCCGAGCGGCAGGTGTTGGGGCTGGGTGAGCCCGCACCTGCGGGCGTCGATCCGGGGCAGTCGCTGGCAGCGCAGCAGGAAGCGTTTGAAGCGCATTGCCTGCGCGCGGCGTTGACCCGACACAAGGGCGATGTGAAGGCAGTGCTTGAAGAGCTGCAACTGCCGCGTCGTACGTTCAATGAAAAGATGCAGCGGCATGGGTTGAGCAGAGAGATGTTTTTGTAG
- a CDS encoding MFS transporter — protein MDNSNALPLGSAAVPAKERTTASRIKSIFSGSVGNMVEWYDWYVYAAFSLYFAKAFFPKGDTTAQLLNTAAIFAVGFLMRPIGGWLMGLYADKAGRKKALMASVYLMCFGSLVIALSPGYETIGIGAPILLIFARLLQGLSVGGEYGTSATYLSEMATKDRRGFFSSFQYVTLISGQLIALGVLIVLQNFLTTEELYAWGWRIPFAIGALCAVVALYLRRGMEETESFTKVKKEKKESAMRTLMRHPKELMTVVGLTMGGTLAFYTYTTYMQKYLVNTVGMSISDSTTISAATLFLFMCLQPIIGGLSDKVGRRPILIAFGILGTLFTVPILTTLHTIQSWWGAFFLIMAALIIVSGYTSINAVVKAELFPTEIRALGVGLPYALTVSIFGGTAEYIALWFKSIGMETGYYWYVTACIAVSLLVYITMKDTRKHSRIETD, from the coding sequence ATGGATAACTCCAACGCCCTGCCCCTTGGGTCGGCTGCCGTGCCGGCTAAAGAAAGAACCACCGCCAGTCGCATCAAATCGATTTTCAGCGGCTCGGTCGGCAACATGGTCGAGTGGTACGACTGGTACGTCTACGCCGCCTTCTCCCTGTACTTCGCCAAGGCCTTTTTCCCCAAAGGCGACACCACCGCCCAACTGCTGAACACCGCCGCGATCTTCGCCGTGGGCTTCCTGATGCGCCCGATCGGTGGCTGGCTGATGGGCCTCTACGCCGACAAGGCTGGTCGCAAGAAAGCGCTCATGGCTTCGGTGTACCTGATGTGTTTCGGCTCGCTGGTGATCGCCCTGAGCCCGGGTTATGAAACCATTGGCATCGGCGCGCCGATCCTGCTGATTTTCGCTCGTCTGCTGCAAGGCCTGTCGGTCGGTGGCGAGTACGGCACCTCGGCCACCTACCTCAGCGAGATGGCGACCAAGGACCGTCGCGGTTTCTTCTCCAGCTTCCAGTACGTGACCCTGATCTCCGGCCAGCTCATCGCTCTGGGCGTGCTGATCGTGCTGCAAAACTTCCTGACCACCGAAGAGCTGTATGCCTGGGGCTGGCGCATCCCGTTCGCCATCGGCGCACTGTGTGCCGTGGTCGCGCTGTACCTGCGTCGTGGCATGGAAGAGACCGAGTCGTTCACCAAGGTCAAGAAAGAGAAAAAAGAAAGCGCGATGCGCACCTTGATGCGCCACCCCAAGGAACTGATGACCGTGGTCGGCCTGACCATGGGCGGCACCCTGGCGTTCTACACCTACACCACGTACATGCAGAAATACCTGGTGAACACCGTCGGCATGAGCATCTCCGACTCCACCACCATTTCCGCTGCCACGTTGTTCCTGTTCATGTGCCTGCAACCGATCATCGGCGGGCTGTCGGATAAAGTCGGCCGCAGGCCGATCCTGATTGCCTTCGGTATCCTCGGCACGCTGTTCACCGTGCCGATCCTGACCACCCTGCACACCATCCAGTCGTGGTGGGGCGCGTTCTTCCTGATCATGGCGGCGCTGATCATCGTCAGCGGCTACACCTCGATCAACGCGGTAGTAAAAGCCGAGCTGTTCCCGACTGAAATCCGCGCACTGGGCGTTGGCTTGCCATATGCGCTGACCGTGTCGATCTTCGGCGGCACCGCTGAATACATCGCGCTGTGGTTCAAGAGCATCGGCATGGAAACCGGTTACTACTGGTATGTCACCGCGTGCATTGCCGTGTCGTTGCTGGTGTACATCACCATGAAAGACACCCGCAAGCATTCGCGGATCGAGACGGACTGA
- a CDS encoding flavin reductase family protein: MPDDIHYYEPANGHGLPHDPFNAIVGPRPIGWISSQDANGRLNLAPYSFFNAFNYIPPIIGFSSVGRKDSLNNIEQTGEFAWNLATRPLADQMNQSCAMVGPEVNEFELSGLTPVASKVIQVPRVAESPVSFECKVTQIIQLQRADGNVVPSWLILGEVVAVHIAKWLLKDGVYDTAAAEPILRGGGPADYFQLGPEALFKMFRPGAVK, encoded by the coding sequence ATGCCCGACGACATCCACTACTACGAACCCGCCAACGGCCACGGCCTGCCGCATGACCCGTTCAACGCCATCGTCGGCCCGCGCCCCATCGGCTGGATTTCTTCGCAGGATGCCAACGGCCGCCTGAACCTGGCGCCGTACAGTTTCTTCAACGCGTTCAACTACATTCCGCCGATCATCGGGTTTTCCAGCGTCGGGCGCAAAGACAGCCTGAACAATATCGAGCAGACCGGCGAATTCGCCTGGAACCTGGCGACCCGGCCACTGGCCGATCAGATGAACCAGAGCTGCGCGATGGTCGGGCCGGAGGTCAACGAGTTCGAATTGTCCGGGCTGACGCCTGTGGCGTCGAAAGTCATTCAGGTGCCACGGGTTGCCGAAAGCCCGGTGTCCTTCGAGTGCAAGGTCACGCAGATCATCCAGTTGCAACGCGCCGACGGCAATGTGGTGCCGAGCTGGCTGATTCTCGGCGAAGTGGTGGCCGTGCACATTGCCAAGTGGCTGTTGAAAGATGGCGTGTACGACACCGCCGCGGCAGAACCGATTCTGCGCGGCGGCGGGCCAGCGGACTATTTTCAGCTGGGGCCTGAGGCATTGTTCAAGATGTTCCGCCCGGGAGCGGTCAAGTAA
- a CDS encoding putative quinol monooxygenase, whose product MSTQIPVSHMAFVRARAGRSAELGARLSALIEPSRTAPGCLSFSLQHSQCDPELWLVSGFWTHQQAMTAYFSTPAMEVFAELVQELVVNSLDFHTFKEVSAVQALGQTQSWVHKMAG is encoded by the coding sequence ATGTCTACGCAGATCCCCGTCAGTCATATGGCCTTTGTCCGCGCCCGCGCCGGGCGTTCGGCGGAACTCGGTGCGCGTCTCAGCGCCTTGATCGAACCGTCGCGCACTGCGCCAGGCTGCCTGAGTTTTTCCCTGCAGCATTCGCAATGCGATCCCGAATTGTGGCTGGTGTCCGGTTTCTGGACCCATCAGCAAGCCATGACTGCCTATTTCAGCACCCCGGCCATGGAGGTTTTCGCCGAGCTGGTGCAGGAACTGGTGGTCAACAGCCTGGATTTTCATACCTTCAAAGAGGTGTCGGCCGTCCAGGCGCTGGGCCAGACCCAGTCCTGGGTACACAAAATGGCGGGTTGA
- a CDS encoding AraC family transcriptional regulator, with protein MSSLDHFQAPLDADMEKQRAELAAIIRRNTTEDGNYATAVGSLFLGKHSKSHDFAPVLAQPALCIMAQGRKEVRLADEFFNYDPLNYLVVSVSMPLSGRIVNVTSEEPILSVRLDIDPAEITALIADAGPLGVPTRPTGRGLYVERIDTAMLDAVLRLARLLDTPKDIAMLAPLIRREILYRLLRSQQGYRLYEIAIANSQSHRISQAIKWLNGNYEQPLRIDDLAKEVNLSVSTLHHRFKAMTAMSPLQYQKQLRLQEARRLMLAEGLEASAAGYRVGYESPSQFSREYSRLFGAPPLRDLARLRLTV; from the coding sequence ATGTCGTCGCTCGATCACTTTCAAGCCCCGCTGGACGCCGACATGGAGAAACAGCGCGCAGAACTGGCGGCCATCATTCGTCGCAACACCACGGAGGATGGCAATTATGCGACCGCCGTCGGCTCTCTGTTTTTGGGCAAACACAGCAAGTCCCATGACTTCGCGCCGGTGCTGGCGCAACCGGCGTTGTGCATCATGGCGCAGGGGCGCAAAGAGGTCAGGCTGGCCGACGAATTCTTCAATTACGATCCGCTGAATTATCTGGTGGTGTCGGTTTCCATGCCCCTGAGCGGGCGGATCGTGAACGTCACGTCGGAAGAACCGATCCTCTCGGTACGGCTGGACATCGACCCGGCGGAAATCACCGCGCTGATTGCCGACGCCGGCCCGCTCGGCGTGCCGACCCGCCCTACCGGTCGCGGTTTGTATGTCGAACGAATCGACACGGCGATGCTCGACGCGGTGCTGCGCCTGGCGCGACTGCTGGACACACCGAAAGACATCGCCATGCTCGCACCGTTGATTCGTCGGGAGATTCTCTATCGGTTGTTGCGCAGTCAGCAGGGCTATCGGTTGTACGAAATTGCCATCGCCAACAGCCAGAGCCACCGCATCAGCCAGGCGATCAAGTGGCTCAACGGCAATTACGAGCAGCCGCTGCGCATCGATGATTTGGCCAAGGAAGTGAATTTGAGCGTGTCGACGCTGCATCACCGGTTCAAGGCCATGACGGCGATGAGTCCGTTGCAGTATCAGAAGCAGTTGCGCTTGCAGGAAGCGCGGCGGTTGATGCTGGCGGAAGGGCTGGAAGCGTCGGCGGCGGGGTATCGTGTCGGGTATGAAAGCCCGTCGCAGTTCAGCCGGGAGTACAGCCGGTTGTTCGGGGCGCCGCCGTTGCGGGATTTGGCGCGGTTGCGGTTGACCGTGTAA